The following are encoded together in the Nocardioides thalensis genome:
- a CDS encoding SDR family NAD(P)-dependent oxidoreductase: protein MRRAQRGASKPPVFTNKSAIVTGGGSGIGAALTRALVTAGADVVCADLDLAAAEKTVAGVSGPGSATARDVDVTDADQVLQAVEDVIGTHGRIDLMFNNAGISLLGDTEDLTLAQWDAIIDVNVRGVVHGVHAAYPRMVAQGGGHIVNTASAGGLMAGGLLTSYVMTKHAVVGLSLALRTEAASRNVGVTAICPAAVDTPILDKGELGPVRGRDYFLKGQGIRRPIDPDVLAGKVLAAVAADKSLVVEPVQARIAWRIARLSPAFVLRSGTRFVEKQRARAR, encoded by the coding sequence GTGCGACGAGCGCAGCGAGGAGCCTCGAAACCTCCGGTCTTCACCAACAAGTCCGCCATCGTCACCGGCGGCGGCTCCGGCATCGGCGCCGCCCTCACCCGCGCCCTCGTCACCGCCGGCGCCGACGTCGTGTGCGCGGACCTCGATCTCGCCGCAGCCGAGAAGACGGTCGCCGGCGTCAGCGGCCCCGGCTCGGCGACCGCGCGGGACGTCGACGTCACCGACGCCGACCAGGTCCTGCAGGCCGTGGAGGACGTCATCGGGACCCACGGCCGGATCGACCTGATGTTCAACAACGCCGGCATCAGCCTCCTCGGCGACACCGAGGACCTCACCCTCGCCCAGTGGGACGCGATCATCGACGTCAACGTGCGCGGGGTCGTCCACGGGGTGCACGCGGCCTACCCGCGGATGGTCGCGCAGGGCGGCGGGCACATCGTCAACACCGCCTCGGCGGGCGGCCTGATGGCCGGCGGCCTGCTGACGTCGTACGTCATGACGAAGCACGCCGTGGTCGGCCTGTCGCTCGCGCTCCGCACCGAGGCCGCCTCGCGCAACGTCGGCGTCACCGCGATCTGCCCGGCGGCCGTGGACACGCCGATCCTCGACAAGGGCGAGCTCGGCCCGGTGCGCGGGCGCGACTACTTCCTCAAGGGTCAGGGCATCCGGCGGCCGATCGACCCCGACGTGCTCGCGGGCAAGGTGCTCGCCGCGGTCGCGGCCGACAAGTCGCTCGTGGTCGAGCCGGTGCAGGCGCGGATCGCGTGGCGGATCGCCCGGCTGTCGCCGGCGTTCGTACTGAGGTCGGGCACGAGGTTCGTCGAGAAGCAGCGCGCTCGGGCCCGCTGA
- a CDS encoding SRPBCC family protein: MRTSYSFSASWVTPASMAEVASVVSDLERYPEWWPQVRAVAKIDDDTARVLCRAALPYTLDLVLHAVSREAPVLEVALSGDLDGWVRWTLSEADGGTRTEFEQEVAARGALAAASYVARPLLRWNHDRMMAGCRAGLERRLV; the protein is encoded by the coding sequence GTGCGGACGTCGTACTCGTTCTCAGCGTCGTGGGTGACGCCTGCGTCGATGGCGGAGGTGGCGTCGGTCGTCAGCGACCTCGAGCGCTACCCCGAGTGGTGGCCGCAGGTGCGCGCGGTCGCGAAGATCGACGACGACACCGCGCGGGTCCTGTGCCGTGCGGCCCTGCCCTACACCCTCGACCTGGTGCTGCACGCGGTCTCCCGGGAGGCGCCGGTGCTCGAGGTCGCGCTGAGCGGGGACCTCGACGGCTGGGTGCGGTGGACCCTGTCGGAGGCCGACGGCGGCACCCGCACCGAGTTCGAGCAGGAGGTCGCCGCGCGCGGCGCGCTGGCCGCGGCGTCGTACGTCGCCCGCCCGCTGCTGCGGTGGAACCACGACCGGATGATGGCCGGCTGTCGCGCCGGCCTCGAGCGACGGCTGGTCTAG
- the fadD1 gene encoding fatty-acid--CoA ligase FadD1, translating to MAETVRELLLANAERDTTGLAFEDRTWTWREYVAAAAARAHVLRSYEADGRPLHVGALMENTPEMAMAIAAGAIGGHVTAGVNATRRGEALAADVRRADCSVLLTDAEHLPLLDGLDLGGIEVVDTDGDVWAARVAAAPTTTDGFPERGAFDTFMLIFTSGTSGDPKAVQVSHFMVVVAGTMLVDRFSLTPDDVCYCAMPLFHSNAIAAGFGPAVGAGATLALARRFSASGFLADIRHHGATYLNYVGKPLAYVLATPERPDDSDNPLRVAFGNEASDRDIAEFGRRFGCVVWDGFGSTENAVIVTRVPETPPGSIGMPHDGVAVYDRETRTECPRAVFDESGRVTNLDEAVGELVNTTGAGFFTGYYNDERATAERMDGGMYWSGDLAYRDADGYVYLAGRTADWLRVDGENLAAAPIERLLLRHHAISQVAVYGVPDANVGDQLMCALVLRDGATLSPAELEEFLAAQDDLSPKAWPRFVRLMERLPSTATNKVLKRELVAEGVATADPVWVREERGRAYGVRELTELPPR from the coding sequence GTGGCTGAGACCGTCCGCGAGCTGCTCCTGGCCAACGCCGAGCGCGACACGACCGGCCTCGCGTTCGAGGACCGCACCTGGACCTGGCGCGAGTACGTCGCCGCGGCCGCCGCGCGGGCGCACGTCCTGCGGTCCTACGAGGCCGACGGCCGGCCGCTGCACGTCGGCGCGCTGATGGAGAACACCCCCGAGATGGCGATGGCGATCGCCGCGGGAGCCATCGGTGGCCACGTGACCGCGGGCGTCAACGCCACACGCCGCGGCGAGGCGCTCGCGGCCGACGTCCGGCGCGCCGACTGCAGCGTGCTGCTCACCGACGCCGAGCACCTGCCGCTGCTCGACGGCCTCGACCTCGGCGGCATCGAGGTCGTCGACACCGACGGCGACGTGTGGGCGGCGCGGGTCGCGGCGGCGCCGACGACGACGGACGGCTTCCCCGAGCGGGGCGCCTTCGACACGTTCATGCTGATCTTCACGTCGGGCACCAGCGGCGACCCGAAGGCCGTGCAGGTCTCCCACTTCATGGTCGTCGTCGCCGGCACGATGCTCGTCGACCGGTTCTCGCTGACGCCGGACGACGTCTGCTACTGCGCGATGCCGCTGTTCCACAGCAACGCGATCGCCGCGGGTTTCGGCCCGGCCGTCGGAGCAGGTGCGACGCTGGCGCTGGCGCGGCGGTTCAGCGCCAGCGGGTTCCTGGCCGACATCCGCCACCACGGCGCGACGTACCTCAACTACGTCGGCAAGCCGCTCGCCTACGTGCTCGCGACGCCGGAGCGGCCCGACGACAGCGACAACCCGCTGCGCGTGGCGTTCGGCAACGAGGCGTCCGACCGCGACATCGCCGAGTTCGGGCGCCGCTTCGGCTGCGTGGTGTGGGACGGGTTCGGGTCCACCGAGAACGCGGTCATCGTCACCCGTGTCCCGGAGACGCCGCCGGGCTCGATCGGCATGCCGCACGACGGCGTCGCCGTCTACGACCGCGAGACCCGCACCGAGTGCCCGCGCGCGGTCTTCGACGAGTCCGGCCGCGTGACGAACCTCGACGAGGCCGTCGGCGAGCTGGTCAACACCACCGGCGCCGGGTTCTTCACCGGCTACTACAACGACGAGCGCGCCACCGCCGAGCGGATGGACGGCGGCATGTACTGGTCGGGCGACCTCGCCTACCGCGACGCCGACGGCTACGTCTACCTCGCCGGGCGCACGGCGGACTGGCTGCGCGTCGACGGCGAGAACCTCGCCGCCGCGCCGATCGAGCGGCTGCTGCTGCGGCACCACGCCATCAGCCAGGTCGCCGTGTACGGCGTACCGGACGCGAACGTCGGGGACCAGCTGATGTGCGCCCTTGTGCTGCGGGACGGCGCGACCCTGTCGCCCGCGGAGCTCGAGGAGTTCCTCGCCGCTCAGGACGACCTGTCGCCGAAGGCCTGGCCGCGCTTCGTGCGGCTGATGGAGCGGCTGCCCTCGACGGCGACCAACAAGGTGCTCAAGCGCGAGCTGGTCGCCGAGGGTGTCGCGACCGCGGACCCGGTGTGGGTGCGGGAGGAGCGGGGGCGGGCGTACGGCGTGCGTGAGCTCACCGAGCTGCCACCGCGCTGA
- a CDS encoding aldo/keto reductase — translation MTTISTTTLGTTAPLTVSALGLGCMGMSEFYGAPDEEAGLATINRALDLGVTFLDTADMYGPFVNERLVGKAIAGRRDEVQLATKFGNQRGEGGSFLGVNGSPDYVRSACDASLQRLGVDHIDLYYQHRVDKTVPIEETVGAMKELVDAGKVRFLGLSEASAATIRRAHAVHPITALQSEYSLFTRDLEDEILPTLRELGIGLVPYSPLGRGMLTGAISKDALDAGDSRAAGRFPRFEGDNLDANLALVDQVRTIAGDKGCTPGQLALAWVLAQGDAGLGVAPIPGTKRVRYLEENVAALDVTLSQDDLDALEKAVPRGAVAGDRYADLSTIDA, via the coding sequence ATGACCACGATCTCCACGACCACGCTCGGCACCACCGCCCCGCTCACCGTCTCCGCCCTCGGCCTCGGCTGCATGGGCATGTCCGAGTTCTACGGAGCTCCCGACGAGGAGGCCGGGCTCGCGACGATCAACCGCGCCCTCGACCTCGGCGTCACGTTCCTCGACACCGCCGACATGTACGGCCCGTTCGTCAACGAGCGGCTCGTCGGCAAGGCCATCGCGGGCCGCCGCGACGAGGTGCAGCTCGCGACGAAGTTCGGCAACCAGCGGGGCGAGGGCGGCAGCTTCCTCGGCGTCAACGGCTCACCCGACTACGTGCGCTCGGCCTGCGACGCCTCGCTCCAGCGCCTCGGCGTCGACCACATCGACCTCTACTACCAGCACCGCGTCGACAAGACGGTCCCGATCGAGGAGACCGTCGGCGCGATGAAGGAGCTCGTCGACGCCGGGAAGGTCCGCTTCCTCGGCCTGTCCGAGGCGTCGGCCGCGACCATCCGGCGCGCCCACGCGGTGCACCCGATCACCGCGCTGCAGTCGGAGTACTCGCTGTTCACCCGCGACCTGGAGGACGAGATCCTCCCGACGCTGCGCGAGCTCGGCATCGGCCTGGTCCCGTACTCCCCGCTCGGCCGCGGGATGCTCACCGGCGCGATCAGCAAGGACGCCCTCGACGCGGGTGACAGCCGCGCAGCCGGTCGCTTCCCGCGGTTCGAGGGCGACAACCTCGACGCCAACCTGGCGCTCGTCGACCAGGTGCGCACGATCGCCGGCGACAAGGGCTGCACGCCCGGCCAGCTCGCGCTGGCGTGGGTGCTGGCCCAGGGCGACGCCGGACTCGGGGTCGCGCCGATCCCCGGCACCAAGCGGGTCCGCTACCTGGAGGAGAACGTCGCCGCGCTCGACGTGACCCTCTCGCAGGACGACCTCGACGCCCTGGAGAAGGCGGTGCCGCGCGGCGCCGTCGCGGGCGATCGGTACGCCGACCTGAGCACCATCGACGCCTGA
- a CDS encoding TetR/AcrR family transcriptional regulator produces the protein MTDRPWARLVDRRSVNRGDERRTALLRAFDELLRDQSLDEVNVAEISRRAGVTRSAFYFYFESKAVAVLALMGELYDEASDATDLLVKAEGEPEPRIRAVINTLFDAVDRSPHTYRALLEARATSPSVRDMWEAGRADFAGMVAEMIERERAAGHAVAGPDASALGAVLLDLNDQAVERHALGLGPPREQHVDALVTIWLSTIYGGAS, from the coding sequence ATGACCGACCGGCCATGGGCGCGGCTGGTCGACCGGCGCAGCGTCAACCGTGGCGACGAGCGTCGTACGGCGCTGCTGCGCGCCTTCGACGAGCTGCTGCGCGACCAGTCCCTCGACGAGGTCAACGTCGCCGAGATCTCGCGCCGGGCCGGCGTCACCCGGTCGGCGTTCTACTTCTACTTCGAGAGCAAGGCCGTCGCGGTGCTCGCGCTGATGGGTGAGCTGTACGACGAGGCGTCCGACGCCACCGACCTGCTGGTGAAGGCCGAGGGCGAGCCGGAGCCGCGGATCCGCGCGGTGATCAACACCCTGTTCGACGCGGTGGACCGCAGCCCGCACACCTACCGCGCCCTGCTCGAGGCGCGCGCGACGTCGCCGAGCGTCCGTGACATGTGGGAGGCCGGACGCGCCGACTTCGCGGGCATGGTCGCCGAGATGATCGAGCGCGAGCGGGCGGCGGGGCACGCCGTCGCCGGCCCCGACGCGAGCGCGCTGGGCGCCGTACTGCTCGACCTCAACGACCAGGCCGTCGAGCGGCACGCGCTCGGCCTCGGGCCGCCGCGCGAGCAGCACGTCGATGCGCTCGTGACGATCTGGCTCAGCACCATCTACGGAGGAGCAAGCTGA
- a CDS encoding MerR family transcriptional regulator, with the protein MTGLTIAEAAVEVGLTADTLRYYERDDLLLRPVPRASSGRRRYEEPDLRWITLITRLRATGMPIRDVRRYAALVRAGDGNELDRLELLQAHREVVLQQLAEVTSHLSAIDHKIGIYEDRLRRTELSA; encoded by the coding sequence GTGACCGGACTGACCATCGCCGAGGCGGCCGTCGAGGTCGGCCTCACCGCCGACACCCTGCGCTACTACGAGCGCGACGACCTGCTGTTGCGCCCGGTGCCGCGCGCTTCGAGCGGGCGCCGGCGCTACGAGGAGCCGGACCTCCGCTGGATCACGCTGATCACGCGGCTGCGCGCCACCGGCATGCCGATCCGCGACGTACGGCGCTACGCCGCCCTCGTCCGGGCCGGCGACGGCAACGAGCTCGACCGGCTCGAGCTGCTCCAGGCGCACCGCGAGGTGGTGCTGCAGCAGCTGGCCGAGGTGACGTCCCACCTGAGCGCGATCGACCACAAGATCGGGATCTACGAGGACCGGCTGCGGCGGACCGAGCTGTCGGCTTGA
- a CDS encoding SDR family NAD(P)-dependent oxidoreductase, producing the protein MTESRVVVVVGGASGLGAATADLLRRQGDTVVVADLAGTPADVAVDVTDEAAVEALFDGVVAEHGGFHGVVNCAGTSTLARVVDHDAAEWRRIVDVCLTGAFLVLKHAGRRVADGGSLVSLTSLNARQPGSGLAAYCAAKAGLVALTEVAALELGPRRVRVNAVAPGLVVTPLTAPAMDIPGVREEYVDNTVLGRPGEPAEIAAACRFLLSDDAAWITGETLDINGGAHLRRYPDLVGLVETAFGAGG; encoded by the coding sequence ATGACCGAGTCACGCGTGGTCGTGGTGGTCGGGGGCGCCTCCGGGCTCGGCGCCGCGACGGCCGACCTGCTGCGGCGGCAGGGCGACACGGTGGTGGTCGCCGACCTGGCCGGCACCCCGGCCGACGTGGCCGTCGACGTCACCGACGAGGCGGCGGTCGAGGCGCTGTTCGACGGCGTGGTCGCCGAGCACGGCGGCTTCCACGGCGTCGTCAACTGCGCCGGCACCAGCACGCTCGCCCGGGTCGTGGACCACGACGCCGCGGAGTGGCGGCGGATCGTCGACGTCTGCCTGACCGGCGCGTTCCTGGTGCTCAAGCACGCCGGCCGGCGGGTCGCCGACGGCGGGTCGCTGGTGTCCCTGACCTCGCTCAACGCCCGGCAGCCGGGCAGCGGCCTCGCGGCCTACTGCGCGGCGAAGGCCGGGCTGGTCGCGCTCACCGAGGTCGCCGCGCTCGAGCTCGGGCCGCGCCGCGTGCGCGTGAACGCGGTCGCCCCGGGACTGGTCGTCACGCCCCTGACCGCGCCGGCGATGGACATCCCCGGCGTCCGCGAGGAGTACGTCGACAACACCGTCCTCGGTCGTCCGGGCGAGCCCGCCGAGATCGCCGCCGCCTGCCGGTTTCTGCTCTCCGACGACGCGGCCTGGATCACCGGCGAGACGCTCGACATCAACGGCGGCGCCCACCTGCGCCGCTACCCCGACCTGGTCGGCCTGGTCGAGACCGCGTTCGGGGCCGGTGGTTGA
- a CDS encoding alpha/beta hydrolase translates to METFTFDSDGTACEAWHIAGRSDELATAAGRPVVVLCHGLAGTKDSGLLPFGEAFADAGLDAVLIDYRGFGGSEGTPRQVVSVAQQVADLRAAIAAAQGLPGVDPERVVLWGVSLGGGHVVSAAADRDDIAAVVSVVPLVDGLAAARLAAKHHEATQLILSTGAGIASKLKRAAGRGPTMIPVVGRPGEPGALTLPGAYEDYLAIAGPTWRNEIAADVVMELGGRAPAKDAKRLRAPWLVQIADYDRSAPPHAQAKAAFAGRAEVRHYPGDHFDVFPGKPWHEPAVRHAVHFLRRHLTVKEPARG, encoded by the coding sequence ATGGAGACCTTCACGTTCGACTCCGACGGCACCGCCTGCGAGGCGTGGCACATCGCCGGCCGCAGCGACGAGCTCGCCACCGCCGCCGGCCGCCCGGTGGTCGTCCTCTGCCACGGCCTCGCCGGCACCAAGGACTCCGGGCTGCTGCCGTTCGGCGAGGCGTTCGCCGACGCCGGGCTCGACGCGGTGCTGATCGACTACCGCGGCTTCGGCGGCAGCGAGGGGACGCCGCGCCAGGTGGTCTCGGTCGCCCAGCAGGTCGCCGACCTGCGGGCCGCCATCGCCGCCGCCCAGGGGCTCCCGGGGGTCGACCCCGAGCGGGTCGTGCTCTGGGGCGTCTCGCTCGGCGGCGGCCACGTCGTGTCCGCGGCCGCTGACCGTGACGACATCGCCGCCGTCGTCTCCGTCGTCCCGCTCGTCGACGGCCTCGCCGCGGCGCGGCTCGCCGCGAAGCACCACGAGGCGACGCAGCTGATCCTCTCGACCGGTGCCGGCATCGCCAGCAAGCTCAAGCGCGCAGCCGGTCGCGGCCCGACGATGATCCCGGTGGTCGGGCGGCCGGGGGAGCCCGGCGCGCTCACCCTGCCCGGCGCCTACGAGGACTACCTCGCGATCGCCGGTCCGACCTGGCGCAACGAGATCGCCGCCGACGTCGTGATGGAGCTCGGCGGCCGGGCGCCGGCGAAGGACGCCAAGCGGCTGCGCGCGCCGTGGCTCGTGCAGATCGCCGACTACGACCGCAGCGCGCCGCCGCACGCGCAGGCGAAGGCCGCGTTCGCCGGCCGCGCCGAGGTGCGCCACTACCCGGGCGACCACTTCGACGTGTTCCCCGGCAAGCCGTGGCACGAGCCCGCCGTGCGGCACGCGGTGCATTTCCTCCGCCGGCACCTGACGGTGAAGGAGCCCGCACGTGGCTGA
- a CDS encoding choice-of-anchor Q domain-containing protein, translating to MPRSVRLLLAALAAVALLVPGLAVQVPPAHAGVQVFFVSTTGSDSNPGTSAQPWRSINFAAQRTGVVGPGDFVVVRGGTYEEIVDVKVSGSADADITFMEQPGQNVVISGEGRDLIGQRGLINIRNESHLVFDGFELTDFAGVHPVDDTPVGVRVEGTPSGLTLQNLDIHDISAAGYGGGRVGNAHGIAVYGTSGGTPISGLTIANNHVHDLRLGTSEAIVVNGNVRGWTIVGNTVERVDNIAIDAIGFEGTAGSNDQARMGVIANNVIDDVDTADNPGYDNCACAAGIYVDGGRDIIIQRNRVSRADLGIEIGAESRKRGAAATGILVRNNLVEDTEQGGLTMGGYAADRGAVRDVRVVNNTFVEPDNLRKGYGLVYLNFNLSRVRMVNNVLAISLGGKILTGYAKDTGRMSFAGNRWFAATRPAGATLWTLRGKDIRGYKRWKAATGETKGSYGTPKLGADRAPAAGSPLINRGVPVDAGTTDLAGNPRKVGPIDIGAFEVQ from the coding sequence ATGCCCCGCTCCGTGCGTCTCCTGCTCGCCGCGCTGGCCGCGGTCGCCCTCCTCGTCCCCGGGCTCGCGGTGCAGGTGCCACCGGCCCACGCGGGGGTCCAGGTGTTCTTCGTCAGCACCACCGGGAGCGACTCGAACCCCGGCACGTCGGCGCAGCCCTGGCGATCGATCAACTTCGCGGCCCAGCGGACGGGCGTCGTCGGGCCGGGCGACTTCGTCGTCGTCCGCGGCGGCACCTACGAGGAGATCGTCGACGTCAAGGTCTCCGGCAGCGCCGACGCCGACATCACGTTCATGGAGCAGCCTGGTCAGAACGTGGTCATCAGCGGCGAGGGCCGCGACCTGATCGGCCAGCGGGGGCTGATCAACATCCGGAACGAGTCGCACCTGGTCTTCGACGGGTTCGAGCTGACCGACTTCGCGGGGGTGCACCCCGTCGACGACACCCCGGTCGGCGTGCGGGTGGAGGGCACCCCGTCCGGCCTCACCCTCCAGAACCTCGACATCCACGACATCAGCGCCGCCGGCTATGGCGGCGGCCGCGTCGGCAACGCCCACGGGATCGCCGTCTACGGCACCTCGGGCGGCACGCCGATCTCCGGGCTGACGATCGCCAACAACCACGTGCACGACCTGCGGCTCGGCACCAGCGAGGCGATCGTGGTCAACGGCAACGTGAGGGGCTGGACGATCGTCGGCAACACCGTCGAGCGGGTGGACAACATCGCGATCGACGCGATCGGGTTCGAGGGCACCGCGGGGAGCAACGACCAGGCGCGCATGGGCGTCATCGCCAACAACGTGATCGACGACGTCGACACGGCCGACAACCCCGGCTACGACAACTGCGCGTGCGCCGCCGGCATCTACGTCGACGGCGGCCGCGACATCATCATCCAGCGCAACCGCGTCAGCCGCGCCGACCTGGGCATCGAGATCGGCGCCGAGTCGAGGAAGCGCGGCGCTGCGGCCACCGGCATCCTGGTCCGCAACAACCTGGTGGAGGACACCGAGCAGGGCGGCCTCACGATGGGCGGGTACGCCGCCGACCGCGGCGCCGTGCGCGACGTACGCGTCGTCAACAACACGTTCGTGGAGCCCGACAACCTGCGGAAGGGCTACGGCCTCGTCTACCTGAACTTCAACCTGTCCCGGGTGCGGATGGTCAACAACGTCCTCGCGATCTCGCTCGGCGGGAAGATCCTCACCGGCTACGCGAAGGACACCGGGCGGATGAGCTTCGCCGGCAACCGGTGGTTCGCCGCCACCCGGCCGGCCGGCGCGACGCTGTGGACGCTGCGCGGCAAGGACATCCGCGGCTACAAGCGGTGGAAGGCCGCGACGGGGGAGACGAAGGGCAGCTACGGCACGCCGAAGCTCGGTGCCGACCGGGCGCCGGCCGCGGGCTCGCCGCTGATCAACCGCGGCGTCCCGGTCGACGCCGGCACGACCGACCTCGCCGGAAACCCGCGCAAGGTCGGTCCGATCGACATCGGGGCCTTCGAGGTGCAGTGA
- a CDS encoding flavin-containing monooxygenase gives MGKPKVAVIGAGISGLTTSKMLDDYGLEWTTFESSDRLGGNWAFGNPNGHSSAYRSLHIDTSKHQLSFKDFPMPDDYPDFPHHTQIKAYLDSYAEAFDLHRNIEPENGVVHAERLPASEGGGWRLETQRTGTRHADLLVVANGHHWDPRFADKPGEFTGTTMHSHSYIDPRTPYDLSGKRILIIGIGNSAADIAVELSSKALQNEVVLSTRSGAWIVPKYFAGKPADKYYKTSPHIPYAWQRRVLHWMQPLSAGRPEDYGLPTPNHRFFEAHPTQSVELPLRLGSGDLRAKGDIDRFDGSTVHFSDGTSEDFDVVVHATGYNITFPFFDPEFISAPDNHIRLYKRIFKPGIDDLAFVGFAQAVPTLFPFVECQTRCVAAWARGDYKLPPIPEMERVIDEDQQKYTGHMVQRPRHTQQLDYFLYEHEMRTRELPAGLAR, from the coding sequence ATGGGCAAGCCGAAGGTCGCCGTCATCGGTGCGGGCATCAGCGGTCTGACGACGAGCAAGATGCTCGACGACTACGGGCTGGAGTGGACGACGTTCGAGTCGTCCGACCGGCTCGGCGGCAACTGGGCGTTCGGCAACCCCAACGGGCACAGCAGCGCCTACCGGTCGCTGCACATCGACACGTCGAAGCACCAGCTGTCCTTCAAGGACTTCCCGATGCCGGACGACTACCCGGACTTCCCGCACCACACCCAGATCAAGGCCTACCTCGACTCCTACGCCGAGGCGTTCGACCTGCACCGCAATATCGAGCCCGAGAACGGCGTCGTGCACGCCGAGCGGCTCCCGGCGTCGGAGGGCGGCGGCTGGCGGCTGGAGACCCAGCGCACCGGCACCCGGCACGCCGACCTGCTCGTCGTCGCCAACGGCCACCACTGGGACCCGCGCTTCGCCGACAAGCCGGGGGAGTTCACCGGCACGACGATGCACTCGCACTCCTACATCGACCCGCGGACGCCGTATGACCTGAGCGGCAAGCGGATCCTGATCATCGGCATCGGCAACAGCGCCGCCGACATCGCGGTCGAGCTATCGAGCAAGGCGCTCCAGAACGAGGTGGTGCTCTCGACCCGCAGCGGCGCGTGGATCGTGCCGAAGTACTTCGCGGGCAAGCCGGCCGACAAGTACTACAAGACCTCGCCGCACATCCCGTACGCGTGGCAGCGGCGGGTGCTGCACTGGATGCAGCCGCTCAGCGCCGGGCGTCCGGAGGACTACGGGCTGCCCACGCCCAACCACCGGTTCTTCGAGGCGCACCCGACCCAGTCGGTGGAGCTGCCGCTGCGCCTCGGCTCGGGCGACCTGCGCGCGAAGGGCGACATCGACCGGTTCGACGGCAGCACCGTGCACTTCAGCGACGGCACCAGCGAGGACTTCGACGTCGTCGTCCACGCGACGGGCTACAACATCACGTTCCCGTTCTTCGACCCCGAGTTCATCAGCGCACCCGACAACCACATCCGCCTCTACAAGCGAATCTTCAAGCCCGGCATCGACGACCTCGCGTTCGTCGGCTTCGCGCAGGCGGTGCCGACGCTCTTCCCGTTCGTGGAGTGCCAGACCCGGTGCGTGGCGGCATGGGCGCGGGGCGACTACAAGCTGCCGCCGATCCCCGAGATGGAGCGGGTCATCGACGAGGACCAGCAGAAGTACACCGGCCACATGGTGCAGCGGCCCCGGCACACCCAACAGCTCGACTACTTCCTCTACGAGCACGAGATGCGCACCCGCGAGCTGCCCGCGGGGCTGGCCCGATGA